The following coding sequences are from one Triticum aestivum cultivar Chinese Spring chromosome 5A, IWGSC CS RefSeq v2.1, whole genome shotgun sequence window:
- the LOC123106949 gene encoding putative uncharacterized protein DDB_G0287975: MQIQVRCGCGEAACPEWAVVEVQGVLQPQPCFSGRIQGLHIGRLCSTSSAPSSKGGYTFTVGYHELAGSKVTLKKPLLVLRKKKNDKGNPGELGQGGQAAAAAEVELEVIGIIRHKILFKDRPKALISKPVPKEKKAMPEAATPSTVPPAS; this comes from the exons ATGCAGATCCAAGTCCGGTGCGGGTGCGGCGAGGCGGCGTGCCCGGAGTGGGCGGTGGTGGAGGTGCAGGGCGTGCTGCAGCCGCAGCCCTGCTTCTCCGGCCGCATCCAGGGCCTCCACATCGGCCGCCTCTGCTCCACCTCCTCCGCCCCGTCTTCCAAG GGCGGGTACACCTTCACCGTGGGGTACCATGAGCTCGCCGGCTCGAAGGTGACTCTCAAGAAGCCCCTTCTggtgctgaggaagaagaagaacgacaaggggAACCCCGGCGAGCTCGGACAAGGTggacaggcggcggcggcggcggaggtggagctGGAGGTGATTGGCATCATCCGGCACAAGATCCTCTTCAAGGACCGCCCCAAGGCCCTCATCTCAA AGCCGGTGCCGAAGGAGAAGAAGGCCATGCCGGAAGCGGCGACCCCATCAACCGTGCCTCCCGCTTCCTGA